Sequence from the Balaenoptera acutorostrata chromosome 4, mBalAcu1.1, whole genome shotgun sequence genome:
TTCCTCCACACAGAACATTGTCCTTAGCACAGTCTCACCCATCCCTTTTTCTGCACTTCTCCACACACGCCCTACTGGTATTGTCTAGAAGTTTAGTTTTGGAGTATTATAGATAATTTTTCTCACCctattttttagttcttttttatttaaacaagaATGAGATTTTCTAACTTATCCTTATTTCCCACACCAAATAGAGTTTTCCTGGTCTTTGTTAATATTTCTGTGTCACTTTGGGGCTTAAAAAATTAGTTAGCTATATAGAAAATTAGGTGTTTGAGGCTGTTGTATTTTTATCCCTTCAGCATCTTGAAAATATTACTTTATGCATCCGGGGTTACTATTGAGAAGTCCAATGTCtatctgattcttttttcttatatgtaatgagcttttattctttaaaatctttgagagtttcctatttattttcagtGGTCATATATTTCACTGTAATGTATCCCACTGAGGGCtcctatcatttattttttggcacATTGTAAGTCTTTTAAAACTGAGttcttaggtctttttttttttctaattctgggaaattctcaaaattatttcttcaaatttttcctcccctaccttgatttctttcctttgctgcTGAGATTTCAGCTATATGATTTTTGACCCATATCACTTAACGTTTCTTTTGTATTCCCATCTGTTGTACCTATCTTTTTACAGTGTCTTGTTTTAATATTCTAATTTGTTAACTTgttctttttatccattctactatcaatctgtattttattttatttatttatttattggcagcACCTCAcagcttgtggtatcttagttccctgaccagggatcgaactctcgccccttgcagtggaatcacggagtcctaaccactggactgccagggaattcccttttattttatttttattttttaagagactttttattttattttattttatttttttggctgcattgggtctttgttgatgcgcaggggctttctctagttgcagcaagcgggcttctcattgaggtggcttctcttgctgtggcttgtgggctctagagctcaggctcagtagttgtggctcacaggcttagttgctccgcggcacgtgggatcttctcggaccagggatcgaacccacatcccctgcattggcaggcagattcttaactgctgtactgccagggaagtccctattttatttttttatgtttcataTCTCCAGTTGGCTTCTTTTTCATAATGGAAGCAATAGCTTCAAGTTTCCAATATTTTCCCTTATCATTTTTAGTATATTGTTAGACTAATTGTAAATGATTCTTCTCTCTGGTCCACAAATTCCACTTCATCTGGTAAGAGTGCTCCAGTGTGTCTTTAGATGACAGTACTTACACTCCTCAGGGGTCTTCCAGTTGCTGCTCCTGAGCTCACATTTCCCTGAGATTGTCTGCTACCTTGACTGCAAATGCAaaatggggaagagggagaacatCTCAGGCCCTAGCTTGGATCGATTCTGTTGGGAATATATATCTGGAGCTGGAAATATACTAAGGCAGATTGTTTTTGGAATGACAAACTGGACTCTCTCATTCTCTGTTACTTCCTATCTCAATCCCAAGCCCTCCGGGTAAACATCCGTCCTAGGGCCTCGCATTTTTCAACACCCTCATCTCCAGGCTGTAAGCATCTGATGGGACTGAAGGGGTGGGAGCCTGTCAGGGCCGGTGGGATCATGTTGGGAGAAGAAAACGCCTGGGTGCTGGCAACCTGCTGTGTTACCTGCTCCTCCCTTCAGCTGGGCTCTGCGCCACTCCAGATTGGGCTGCTTTTCCGCCTCTTAGTGTCTCTGGCACagcagtggtggagccagggcATGCGGAGAATAGAACAGGCATAGCCTGAAAGCACTCTCTCACACCTAGTCCCACACACCGCTGGTGGAGGTTATTTCCCATGCCCTCCACCTCCCAATCCCAAACAGGAAACTAACCACCTTCCATCTCTCACCAGGAATTTCCTcccagttttatttcattttgggggggaTCCATCAacctctctctcttgcttttaTGGCAAATCCAAGGGAAAGTTTGAGAAAGGAATTCAGCTGCATGTTAATATAACATCTTTTCAGGAATGGACAATTCACCAGTGATTGAATTGGTCACTAGGTATCCTAGAGGATgaattcctgtttttttttttaatattaaaagtctttaaaaatcttATGCTGGAtcctaatatataaaatagataaaatgagcAACGCTCTCATTGAAGCAGGAGTGGGAACCAGAATTCAGCCTCCTCCCCACCATCCCCCAGTCCCATGGGAATCCCACAGAACTCTCTATGGAAGCCTAGAACTGCGAAGAATGCAGTCTGAAAAATCATCATTCTACATCTAGAGTGTGGCAGtgtctatattttcatttattctatttttgtcttGTTAATTAACAATTCATTGTATGAGGAaagactttatttcttttcttactaaatgcatcacttttaaaaaaattttttatttatttttggctgagttgggcattcattgctgcgcgcgggctttctctagttgcagcgagcgggggctactcttcattgcggtgcgtgggcttctcattgtggtggcttctcttgctgcggagcacaggctctaggcgtgcgggcttcagtagttgtggctcgcgggctctagagtgcaggctcagtagttgtggcgcacgggcttagttgctccgcagcatgtgggatcttctggagccagggctcaaagccatgtcccctgcactggcaggcggattcttagccactgcaccaccagggaagtcccaaaatgcatcacttttttttttcttgtttctactgGTAGGAAAGAGTAAGATGAGTTGGTGGTCCCCAGGCGTACTTGCCTTCTTAAGTTTTCTGTGgatgagaaaatgtttaaaacctTTCTCATCTTAGCTAGATCTGAGTCTTAGACAATGTCCAAGAGTTTTAGGGGGTTAGACCCTGTAAACAACTGTAAGAGAGCAATCTACTTTGCTTTCACTTCTGGCTAATGAAGAAACTGTATAAATGTCTGCATCAGACCCAGAATCTGGCCTGTGGGGATAAAGATTATTGATAGTGAAGGGAAAACTGCTCTTTCCTTCAACTAATCATCACCCGTCCAGCTGATAAAACCACCCCTCCATCAGATAGTTCCTGAGCATCTACAGCAGAGCTCTTGAAGAGTTGGGGCTTCAGCTTGCTCATTCCTGTGTCCCCCCCAGAGTCTGGCACAATAAGCACAAGGTAGGTACTCAAAAAATATGTGGGAGCCAAAGACCTTGTCCTTGAACTCATGGGTTTAGGCTGTCAGAGTGGGCAAAACTGTTCCTAAACTTCTACTGCAATTGTCAAGATAAGCAATACAACCTTGCAAGGGCTTCCTCAGAGTTAACTTATATTTCTACTGCCACAGCTAGCTGGCCTCTTGAATGAAATGGAGACCAGCCCTGCCTGCAAAGTCCCTAAGACAAGGAAGGAACTTTACACTTGAAGACACAAGACTAATTTGTTTATTAGGTGCGTTCTATAAGTTGAGGAGGGAAATttttggcaaataaataaataaataaataatcaggtAAATGAAGGCTTTTAGGGCAAAGAAGGAGctcaggaagaggaaggaagcggAGTCTTTGCATAGTTCTAAATGAACAGAAGGTGGCAGCCGTAGGCAACGTGGATTCGCGGCAGAAATGCAGCACTTGCAAAAACCAGGGACAGGAGGCTTTGAGAAGAGAAGGTCAGAAGGTGACTAACTATTTCTTTATCACAGAGACCATGGTGTGGCACGTTCGTCCTCTCTACTGGGTCGCGGGATGCAGCGTCTTACATGATTTGCCTGGGCATCCCATAGCCGGTCATGCCTGCCTGGGACGCTCCCTTGTTGCTGCCCATCTGCAGGCCTATTACATTCTGTCCCTGGCGAAGCTGCTCCTCTGAAAATCCTCTCCGGTTCTGCTGGGCTTTCCTGGGCAGAGGGAGTGAGATGAAACAATGTCATTCTGTTTTCAAAACTTTTCCAAGATATGCAGTTACACAGGCTCTTCTGGGGGTCACCAAATAGAAGGGTGGGCCTTATACTGAACTATAGTCCTGCCAGGAACTATGGCCCTATCCTGGGCTATGATCCTATCCTGGGCTATGGCCCTACCCTGGCCTTGGCCCTACCCTGGGCAGTGAGCCTACCCTGGGCTATGGCCCTACCCTGGGCTATGATCCTATGAAATATGGCCCTACCCTGGGCTATGGTCCTACCACAAATGGGCCCTGCCATGAAACATGACCTCTTGACATCTTAGAAGCTCAGGTGATTTTCCAGAATTTCCACAGCAAAGAACCAGTGCTGCCTCTCTGGATACTTTACTCTCAGACAGCTTTCCTGTCCCCCCTTCTCACAGTTACCTCAAGCccttgtgaaaattaaaatcagctCTTCTTACAAATCATGTCATTAATCCTACTCCACCTTCCCTGTATGGGGCCAAGGATTAATGTCCCACTTGAAAGCTGAGGGATGTAGGTGTTAGGAGGGGAAATTTCCTACTCTAGACCAGAGGTTTGCAAACTTTGgtgaagagccagatagtaaataatgTTGGTTTTATGGGCCACATAGACCATGGTAGATCACTAACAAAATGGGGGCTAAAACCAGGGTTTCAATTGGCCAATATCTAGGAGCTTTTCAGACCAGGTTCATTTAAAATGTCACAAGCTGGTACCTTTTCATAACTGTCAAGAAGAGGAGGGGATTAGGGGAATGAAGAGTCAATCATCTGCTACAACATGCTTTTTTCATCTCTCACTGAGCTAGGGGTGGAGTTTAAGCATCCTTgctacccctcccccccccaaaaaaacaaacaacaaagcaaATAATCTCTTTAGGGAAAGGCCCTTTACTGACATGACACAATATAACTTATTATCCACTTCAGGCCTCCTCCGAGAGTGACAGACAGCGCTATCAATGGATATGCTGGGACGACAGGACTGTCTCAGGACTCTCCTGGCAAATAAAAGATGTTTTCCCTACCTTACGtgaggaaaataattaaataaataagtagattcAGGGCTACTTGGCTCCTAGTGAAACCAAGTTCAAATGTCAAGCCACCTGTGAGAAAAGTCATTCATCCCCGCTCAGTCTCAAGAGAGACATAACCTGGGCAGAGCTGGAGGATCCAGGTGTCTAGTAGGAAAGGCCCAGTGACTTCTGCCCTGGGTGGTGTATTGGCCTGAACAGGCAGCATCGGTCTTTCCTTGCTCTGGGGGATTCGGTTATGGGGCTGGGAGTGCTTGTTGCTAGGCTGGACTTTGTGTCAAAACAGCCTCTGGGGAGCTACAAGACTTCAGATGCTCGCTCTTATTAAAATCATCCTctgcctggggagggagagggtgtgTGGCTGGGAAGGGACTTTTACCTGTGAAACCAGGATGGCTCTCCCCGGTAGCAGCCATCATCCTTGGTGACTGCAACGCTGCCTAGAGCCATCAGGGTCCTCTGCACGGCCGCCATGTCCTTCCCTGGAAGCCAAAGGAGAGATTAAAGCCAAGCATGTGTCAGGgccaaggaagagggaaggatggGGCTGGACCTCTGGGAAGAAAGTTCTCATAGGAGGCTGTAGGCGAGCACATTCAAGGGAGAGGGATACAAGATACTCCTCAAAGTGGCCTGAAGACAGCCATGGCCAAACTTCTCAGAAAGGAGCAAAAAATCTCCTGGCTAATTATTCTCTATATGGTACATGCCAGAGATAGCGAGTTTCTAACCCATTCACAGTTGTTACATGAATAACACATTCCAAAACACTGAGCAACTCAAACAGCGGTAGATCCCTGCCCTAAGCAGAGGCCCTGGCCTCGGTAGGTTCTACGGGCGGTGGTAAGGGGAGGTGCTGTGAGTAAGCTGGCGTGAGGTCTGCACAAGAGGATTTTCGTAAggactggaaagaaaaaaggaaagcggAAAGAAATTTACTGGTGGGTTAACTGCACCAAAGCCCAGGTggcttctttcttttactttatctGGGTTAAAAGGGTCTAAAATCACCCATGTGCATCAAATTGAGTTTTCACTTGGCTCTTTGGGCTGGAGGCCTGGCAGatgaagaaaagcaaatcaaCACAGAGCACTCCAGCATGACACAATGAGAACCTCTTCATTCTGTGCTGCTTGAGAGGAGCTAAATGGAGACAATAAATAAATGgcttgtgtgtgtgagagagagagagagagacagagagagatgtgtGGTGTGCTCCCTCACACAGTGGAGGGGGACACTGTCACCCGAGGAGCCCAGGGACCCTTCACCCACTGGGCTACAAGGTAGCCTCCTCTTCCCATCCTTTCTCCACTCCCCCCTTCCAGCGGACCGACGTGTCCTGGACAAGGAAAGGGAAAGATGCTACTGTGTGGTTAGCCCCGCAATTTAGAACCAGATCGAAGGTCCACGCACGAGTGTGCAGTGCAAAAGCTAAAGGGCTAGGCGAGGGGAGGGTGGCTGCATTCAGCCTGGCAGGGGCTGTGAAAGTCAAGGGCAAACACTGAAGGTCCTCTTGAGACCGAGTGAACCATCTGTAATCTCCGGCTGGGCTGCTGCAGCCCGGTCACCAGGGAATACAGAATTACAGGGGAAAGGCAGACAGAAAGTGAGAATGGCGCATAACTctaacaaaataaacaattagGGCCCACAGAGGAAGTCCAGGTCAGGATGTCCATTTAttcaaagaggagagagagacagcagatccttctttccttgcctctctccccatcccctgtCCCACATTAACCACAGGACGATTTCCTGGATCCTGAGGCCCTGTGGGATGGATTGATAGATACAGGGATGAGAGGTTCTCAGTGGAGAGACCCCCCCCTCACCCCAGAAGCAAGGAACAGCTGGGGTGGTGGAGAAAGGAGGACCTGGGCAGCAGATGGAAGGAGGAGGGCACAAGGGATACTgagaaggcagagagaggaaacGCAGAGGAGGTTATGAGAATGATCCTTCTCTTCCGCAGATGAAAAGCATTTCTGTAAGTGTCACTGTATTacaggatacatttttttttttttttgacagaactGGCATGATGATATTCTGAAGGATCACCGTGGGAAGAGATAGGAAGAAGGTTTGCTTTCAAGTAGTGAGTCATTAAAGAGAACCTCGAGAAACTATGAAGTACATGGAGGCTTAGGAAGGTCCAGGTACATCACTCATCTCTACTCTGTATGTAAAGCACACCGGAAACCTGTTTCCGGTGGCTGGAAACAGCGCGCATCTGGCATGTCCAGGATCTGGGGAAATGTGGAGCCTGGCACCCGGCAACCAGCCACAGACACTACCCTGGAGGCCCGGGGTGGGAAGCAAACTCTGTTAAACCAAAAAGACCCGGTCCCCACTACATATGGCTAATGCATATACTGCATGAACCCAGAAAGGACACAGGGAATTAAGTTGGGGGCAAGGGTAAAAGATATC
This genomic interval carries:
- the TAGLN3 gene encoding transgelin-3 isoform X1, which encodes MANRGPSYGLSREVQEKIEQKYDADLENKLVDWIILQCAEDIEHPPPGRAHFQKWLMDGTVLCKLINSLYPPGQEPIPKISESKMAFKQMEQISQFLKAAEIYGVRTTDIFQTVDLWEGKDMAAVQRTLMALGSVAVTKDDGCYRGEPSWFHRKAQQNRRGFSEEQLRQGQNVIGLQMGSNKGASQAGMTGYGMPRQIIKLKKASTPGDHQLILLFPTSRNKKKKSDAFWDFPGGAVAKNPPASAGDMALSPGSRRSHMLRSN
- the TAGLN3 gene encoding transgelin-3 isoform X2 encodes the protein MANRGPSYGLSREVQEKIEQKYDADLENKLVDWIILQCAEDIEHPPPGRAHFQKWLMDGTVLCKLINSLYPPGQEPIPKISESKMAFKQMEQISQFLKAAEIYGVRTTDIFQTVDLWEGKDMAAVQRTLMALGSVAVTKDDGCYRGEPSWFHRKAQQNRRGFSEEQLRQGQNVIGLQMGSNKGASQAGMTGYGMPRQIIRNKKKKSDAFWDFPGGAVAKNPPASAGDMALSPGSRRSHMLRSN